The following are encoded in a window of Sutcliffiella horikoshii genomic DNA:
- the rpoC gene encoding DNA-directed RNA polymerase subunit beta' — protein MLDVNNFEYMKIGLASPDKIRSWSFGEVKKPETINYRTLKPEKDGLFCERIFGPTKDWECHCGKYKRVRYKGVVCDRCGVEVTRAKVRRERMGHIELAAPVSHIWYFKGIPSRMGLVLDMSPRALEEVIYFASYVVTETGDTPLEKKQLLSEKEFRAYREKYGQTFQAAMGAEAIKKLLFDIDLEKEVDTLKEELKTAQGQRRTRAIKRLEVLESFRGSGNEPSWMILDVLPVIPPELRPMVQLDGGRFATSDLNDLYRRVINRNNRLKRLLDLGAPSIIVQNEKRMLQEAVDALIDNGRRGRPVTGPGNRPLKSLSHMLKGKQGRFRQNLLGKRVDYSGRSVIVVGPNLKMYQCGLPKEMALELFKPFVMKELVERGLAHNIKSAKRKIERVQPEVWDVLESVIREHPVLLNRAPTLHRLGIQAFEPTLVEGRAIRLHPLVCTAYNADFDGDQMAVHVPLSAEAQAEARILMLAAQNILNPKDGKPVVTPSQDMVLGNYYLTLERENAVGEGMVFKDTNEALIAYSNGYVHLHTRVAVYAGSLNNETFTEEQKQKLLITTVGKLIFNEILPPSFPYINEPTKFNLEVNTPEKYFVEKGANVKEAIQAQELIDPFKKKILGNIIAEVFKRFKITQTSEMLDRMKNLGFRYSTKAGITVGVADIVVLKEKDEILVEAQTKVDTVLKQFRRGLITEEERYDRVISIWSAAKDKIQGLLMESLPRLNHIFMMSDSGARGNASNFTQLAGMRGLMANPSGRIIELPIKSSFREGLTVLEYFISTHGARKGLADTALKTADSGYLTRRLVDVAQDVIVREIDCGTDRGLHITALKDGTEVVEKLEERLIGRYARKAVKHPETGEVLVAGNDLITEDLATTIVEAGVEDVWIRSVFTCDTRHGVCKKCYGRNLATGLEVEVGEAVGIIAAQSIGEPGTQLTMRTFHTGGVAGDDITQGLPRIQEIFEARNPKGQAVISEIDGVVTSINEGRDRQQEITVQGEVETRNYTVPYTGRLKVGVNSEVLRGQELTEGSIDPKELLKVKDMVSVQEYLLLEVQKVYRMQGVEIGDKHVEVMVRQMLRKVRVIDAGDTDVLPGTLLDVHQFTDANERVLLEGRTPATGRPVLLGITKASLETDSFLSAASFQETTRVLTDAAIKGKRDELLGLKENVIIGKLVPAGTGMNRYRKFDLTKEVGKEEPVTVE, from the coding sequence TTGCTAGATGTTAATAATTTTGAATATATGAAAATAGGCCTTGCTTCACCCGACAAGATCAGATCCTGGTCTTTCGGGGAAGTCAAGAAGCCTGAGACAATTAACTATCGTACATTAAAGCCAGAAAAAGATGGGTTATTCTGCGAAAGAATTTTCGGTCCTACAAAGGACTGGGAATGTCACTGTGGTAAATACAAGCGCGTCCGTTATAAGGGCGTTGTCTGTGACCGCTGTGGTGTAGAAGTAACAAGAGCGAAAGTACGTCGTGAGCGCATGGGTCATATCGAACTTGCTGCTCCTGTATCCCACATCTGGTACTTCAAAGGAATCCCTAGCCGCATGGGTCTTGTTCTTGACATGTCCCCACGTGCGCTTGAGGAAGTAATTTATTTTGCATCTTACGTTGTAACAGAAACAGGCGATACTCCTTTGGAGAAGAAGCAACTGCTTTCTGAAAAGGAATTCCGTGCATACCGTGAAAAGTATGGTCAAACATTCCAAGCAGCCATGGGTGCAGAAGCAATCAAGAAACTTCTTTTTGACATCGACCTAGAAAAAGAAGTAGATACGCTAAAAGAAGAGCTAAAAACTGCTCAAGGTCAACGCCGTACAAGAGCAATTAAGCGTCTGGAAGTATTGGAATCCTTCAGAGGATCCGGCAATGAACCATCTTGGATGATCCTTGATGTGCTACCGGTTATCCCTCCTGAATTACGTCCAATGGTTCAATTGGACGGTGGTCGTTTTGCGACTTCCGACTTAAATGACTTGTATCGCCGTGTAATCAACCGTAACAACCGTTTAAAACGCCTTCTTGACCTTGGTGCTCCAAGCATCATCGTACAGAACGAAAAACGTATGTTACAAGAAGCTGTTGACGCACTTATCGACAATGGTCGCCGTGGCCGTCCGGTAACAGGACCTGGTAACCGTCCATTGAAATCTCTTTCTCATATGCTGAAAGGGAAGCAAGGTCGTTTCCGTCAGAACTTACTAGGAAAACGTGTTGACTACTCTGGTCGTTCCGTTATCGTAGTAGGACCTAACCTGAAAATGTATCAATGTGGATTACCGAAAGAAATGGCCCTTGAGCTATTCAAGCCTTTCGTCATGAAAGAACTTGTAGAACGCGGGCTTGCACATAACATTAAGAGTGCGAAGCGTAAGATCGAACGCGTACAACCAGAGGTTTGGGACGTATTGGAATCCGTTATCAGGGAACATCCGGTATTACTAAACCGCGCACCAACTCTACACAGACTAGGTATTCAAGCATTTGAACCTACACTTGTAGAAGGCCGTGCTATCCGCCTTCACCCACTTGTATGTACTGCATACAACGCGGACTTTGACGGAGACCAAATGGCTGTTCACGTACCTCTTTCTGCTGAAGCACAGGCTGAAGCACGCATCTTGATGCTTGCTGCACAAAACATCCTTAACCCTAAGGATGGAAAACCTGTAGTAACACCTTCCCAGGATATGGTACTTGGTAACTACTACTTAACACTAGAGCGAGAAAATGCTGTAGGTGAAGGAATGGTGTTTAAGGATACGAATGAAGCGCTTATCGCTTATTCAAACGGCTATGTACATCTGCACACTCGTGTAGCGGTATATGCAGGATCCTTAAATAACGAAACATTCACTGAAGAGCAAAAACAAAAGCTTCTCATTACGACAGTAGGAAAGTTGATTTTCAACGAAATCCTGCCGCCGTCATTCCCTTACATTAACGAACCGACAAAGTTCAACTTAGAAGTAAACACTCCTGAAAAGTACTTTGTGGAAAAAGGTGCGAATGTAAAAGAAGCGATACAAGCACAAGAATTAATTGATCCATTTAAGAAGAAAATCCTTGGTAACATCATTGCTGAAGTGTTCAAACGCTTCAAGATCACGCAAACATCCGAAATGCTTGACCGCATGAAAAACCTTGGATTCCGTTACTCTACTAAAGCTGGTATCACAGTTGGTGTAGCAGATATCGTAGTTCTTAAAGAGAAAGATGAAATCTTGGTTGAAGCACAAACAAAAGTTGATACAGTTCTTAAGCAGTTCCGCCGTGGTTTGATCACAGAGGAAGAACGTTATGACCGCGTTATCTCCATCTGGAGTGCTGCGAAAGACAAGATCCAAGGGTTGCTAATGGAGTCCTTGCCACGCCTGAACCACATCTTCATGATGAGTGATTCCGGTGCCCGTGGTAACGCATCTAACTTTACACAGTTAGCGGGTATGCGTGGACTAATGGCCAATCCATCTGGACGTATCATTGAATTACCGATCAAATCCAGTTTCCGTGAAGGTCTTACGGTATTGGAATACTTTATCTCTACTCATGGTGCGCGTAAAGGTCTTGCCGATACAGCACTGAAAACTGCCGATTCCGGTTACTTGACTCGTCGACTTGTAGACGTGGCACAAGATGTTATCGTTCGTGAGATAGATTGTGGAACAGACCGTGGTCTACACATCACTGCTCTGAAAGATGGCACAGAAGTAGTAGAGAAATTAGAAGAACGTTTAATCGGCCGTTATGCAAGAAAAGCTGTGAAGCACCCTGAAACTGGGGAAGTTCTTGTTGCGGGTAACGATTTAATTACTGAAGACCTTGCTACAACCATTGTAGAAGCAGGCGTGGAAGATGTTTGGATCCGCTCTGTATTTACATGTGACACTCGTCATGGTGTATGTAAAAAATGTTACGGCCGCAACCTTGCGACTGGCTTAGAAGTAGAAGTGGGAGAAGCAGTTGGTATTATTGCTGCCCAATCTATCGGTGAGCCGGGAACTCAGTTGACGATGCGTACATTCCATACAGGTGGGGTTGCAGGAGACGATATTACACAAGGTTTACCGCGTATCCAAGAGATCTTCGAAGCGCGTAATCCTAAAGGTCAAGCGGTCATCTCTGAAATTGATGGTGTTGTTACTTCCATCAACGAAGGTCGCGATCGTCAGCAAGAAATCACTGTCCAAGGTGAAGTGGAAACGAGAAACTACACAGTACCATACACTGGCCGCCTTAAAGTAGGCGTAAATTCAGAAGTATTACGTGGTCAGGAACTAACAGAAGGTTCCATCGATCCGAAAGAACTACTGAAAGTCAAAGATATGGTATCTGTACAGGAGTATCTATTGCTTGAAGTTCAAAAAGTATACCGTATGCAAGGGGTAGAAATCGGTGACAAGCACGTAGAGGTTATGGTTCGCCAGATGCTACGTAAGGTACGTGTTATTGATGCTGGTGATACAGATGTACTACCAGGAACACTGCTTGATGTTCACCAATTCACTGATGCAAACGAGCGTGTCCTTCTTGAAGGCAGAACACCTGCAACTGGACGTCCGGTATTACTAGGTATCACAAAAGCTTCTCTTGAAACGGATTCCTTCTTATCTGCAGCTTCCTTCCAGGAAACGACTAGAGTCCTTACAGACGCTGCGATTAAAGGAAAACGCGACGAGTTACTAGGTCTGAAAGAGAATGTTATCATCGGTAAACTAGTTCCAGCTGGTACAGGTATGAACCGCTACCGCAAATTCGATCTAACGAAAGAAGTCGGTAAAGAAGAACCTGTAACGGTAGAATAA
- a CDS encoding 50S ribosomal protein L7ae-like protein — translation MSYEKVMQANTFIVGTKQTVKALKSGTVKEVVIAEDADVIVTQKVVQTANEHNIPVLKVDSMKKLGKACGIEVGASAVAIIH, via the coding sequence ATGTCTTATGAAAAAGTGATGCAGGCAAACACCTTCATTGTTGGTACAAAACAAACGGTGAAGGCGCTGAAATCCGGAACAGTAAAAGAGGTTGTCATTGCAGAGGACGCGGATGTGATTGTCACACAGAAAGTTGTCCAAACTGCCAATGAGCACAACATACCAGTCTTAAAAGTAGATTCGATGAAAAAACTCGGAAAAGCTTGCGGGATTGAAGTGGGTGCCTCCGCTGTTGCGATCATTCATTAA
- the rpsL gene encoding 30S ribosomal protein S12 yields MPTINQLVRKGRTSKVVKSKSPALNKGYNSFKKAQTDVSSPQKRGVCTRVGTMTPKKPNSALRKYARVRLTNQIEVTAYIPGIGHNLQEHSVVLIRGGRVKDLPGVRYHIVRGALDTAGVNNRMQGRSKYGTKRPKAPKK; encoded by the coding sequence ATGCCTACTATTAACCAGTTAGTCCGCAAAGGACGTACAAGTAAAGTTGTAAAGTCAAAATCTCCAGCTTTGAACAAAGGTTATAACAGTTTCAAGAAGGCTCAAACTGATGTGTCTTCACCTCAAAAACGTGGTGTGTGTACTCGTGTTGGTACAATGACTCCAAAGAAACCGAACTCCGCATTACGTAAATATGCTCGTGTTCGTTTAACTAACCAAATTGAGGTAACTGCTTATATCCCAGGTATCGGTCACAACCTACAAGAGCACAGCGTAGTATTAATTCGCGGCGGTCGTGTAAAAGATTTACCAGGGGTACGTTACCACATCGTTCGTGGAGCACTTGATACGGCGGGAGTTAACAACCGTATGCAAGGTCGTTCTAAATATGGTACTAAGAGACCAAAAGCACCTAAGAAGTAA
- the rpsG gene encoding 30S ribosomal protein S7 has translation MPRKGPVAKRDVLPDPLYNSKLVTRLVNKLMIDGKRGKSQAIIYNAFKLVGERSGQEPMEVFEQAMKNIMPVLEVRARRVGGANYQVPVEVRPDRRTTLGLRYLVNYSRLRGEKTMEERLANEILDAANNTGASVKKREDMHKMAEANKAFAHYRW, from the coding sequence ATGCCACGTAAAGGCCCTGTTGCAAAAAGAGACGTATTACCAGATCCGTTATACAACTCTAAATTAGTAACTCGTCTTGTAAATAAATTAATGATCGATGGTAAGAGAGGAAAATCTCAAGCTATCATCTATAACGCATTCAAACTAGTTGGTGAGCGTTCCGGACAAGAACCTATGGAAGTGTTCGAACAAGCTATGAAAAACATCATGCCTGTTCTTGAAGTTAGAGCACGCCGTGTAGGTGGAGCAAACTACCAAGTACCTGTAGAGGTGCGCCCAGATCGTCGTACAACTCTTGGACTTCGTTATTTAGTTAACTACTCTCGTCTTCGTGGAGAGAAAACGATGGAAGAGCGTTTAGCTAACGAAATCCTTGATGCTGCTAACAACACTGGAGCTTCTGTTAAGAAGCGTGAAGATATGCACAAAATGGCAGAAGCAAACAAAGCGTTTGCTCACTACCGCTGGTAA
- the fusA gene encoding elongation factor G translates to MAREFSLDKTRNIGIMAHIDAGKTTTTERVLFYTGRIHKIGETHEGASQMDWMEQEQERGITITSAATTAQWKGHRVNIIDTPGHVDFTVEVERSLRVLDGAVAVLDAQSGVEPQTETVWRQATTYGVPRIVFVNKMDKIGADFLYSVGTIHDRLQANAHPIQLPIGAEDEFEGIIDLVEMQAYFYEDDLGTRSEAKEIPAEYKDKADEYRQRLVEAVAELDEELMMKYLEGEELTTEELKATIRKGTCDVNFYPVICGSAFKNKGVQLMLDAVIDYLPAPTDVPAIKGTIPDTEEEVTREPGDENPFAALAFKVMTDPYVGKLTFFRVYSGTLNSGSYVINSTKGKRERVGRILQMHANSREEIPVVYSGDIAAAVGLKDTTTGDTLCDDKNQVILESMEFPEPVIQLSVEPKSKADQDKMTTALQKLQEEDPTFRAHTDQETGQTIIAGMGELHLDILVDRMKREFKVEANVGAPQVAYRETFRGSAKVEGKFARQSGGRGQFGHVWIEFEPNEEGAGFEFENKIVGGVVPREYVPAVQAGLEDSMKNGVLAGYPLIDVKAALVDGSYHDVDSSEMAFKVAASLALKNAVSKCNPVILEPVMKVEVVTPEEYMGDIMGGITSRRGRVEGMEARGNAQVVRAMVPLSEMFGYATSLRSNTQGRGVFTMHFDHYEEVPKSISEEIIKKNKGE, encoded by the coding sequence ATGGCAAGAGAGTTCTCCTTAGATAAAACACGTAATATCGGTATCATGGCTCACATCGATGCTGGTAAAACAACGACAACTGAGCGTGTTTTGTTCTACACAGGACGTATTCACAAAATTGGTGAAACTCACGAAGGTGCTTCTCAAATGGACTGGATGGAGCAGGAGCAAGAGCGTGGAATCACGATCACATCTGCTGCGACAACAGCTCAATGGAAAGGCCATCGCGTAAACATTATCGATACACCTGGTCACGTAGACTTCACTGTTGAAGTAGAACGTTCCCTACGTGTACTTGATGGTGCGGTAGCTGTTCTTGATGCACAATCTGGAGTTGAGCCTCAAACTGAAACAGTTTGGCGCCAAGCTACAACTTATGGTGTTCCACGTATCGTGTTCGTTAACAAAATGGACAAGATCGGTGCAGATTTCTTATACTCTGTAGGAACTATCCATGACCGCCTTCAAGCTAATGCTCATCCAATTCAACTTCCTATCGGAGCTGAAGATGAGTTTGAAGGTATCATCGACCTAGTAGAAATGCAAGCTTACTTCTACGAGGACGACCTAGGTACTCGTTCTGAAGCGAAAGAAATTCCAGCTGAGTACAAAGACAAAGCTGACGAATATCGTCAACGCTTAGTGGAAGCAGTAGCAGAATTAGATGAAGAATTAATGATGAAATACCTAGAAGGAGAAGAGCTTACTACTGAAGAGTTGAAAGCTACTATCCGTAAAGGTACTTGTGACGTTAACTTCTACCCTGTAATCTGTGGTTCTGCTTTCAAAAACAAAGGTGTTCAGTTAATGCTTGACGCTGTTATCGATTATCTTCCAGCGCCAACAGACGTACCTGCAATTAAAGGTACTATTCCTGACACTGAAGAGGAAGTAACTCGTGAACCTGGCGACGAAAACCCATTCGCTGCTCTAGCGTTCAAAGTTATGACTGACCCTTATGTAGGAAAATTAACGTTCTTCCGTGTGTACTCTGGTACATTAAACTCCGGTTCTTACGTTATCAACTCTACAAAAGGTAAGCGTGAGCGTGTAGGACGTATTCTGCAAATGCACGCAAACAGCCGTGAAGAGATTCCTGTTGTATATTCTGGAGATATCGCTGCTGCAGTTGGTCTTAAAGACACAACTACTGGTGACACTCTATGTGACGACAAAAACCAAGTTATCTTGGAGTCCATGGAATTCCCAGAGCCGGTTATCCAATTATCTGTTGAGCCTAAATCTAAGGCTGACCAAGATAAAATGACAACTGCTCTTCAAAAGCTACAAGAAGAAGATCCTACTTTCCGTGCACATACAGATCAGGAAACTGGTCAAACAATCATCGCAGGTATGGGTGAGCTTCACCTTGACATCCTAGTTGATCGTATGAAGCGTGAATTCAAAGTAGAAGCAAACGTTGGTGCACCTCAGGTTGCTTACCGTGAAACGTTCCGCGGATCTGCTAAGGTTGAAGGTAAATTTGCTCGTCAATCTGGTGGACGTGGTCAATTCGGACACGTTTGGATCGAATTCGAACCAAACGAAGAAGGAGCAGGCTTTGAATTTGAAAACAAAATCGTAGGTGGGGTAGTACCTCGTGAATACGTACCTGCTGTTCAAGCTGGTTTGGAAGATTCCATGAAAAACGGTGTACTTGCTGGTTACCCTCTAATCGATGTTAAAGCTGCATTGGTTGACGGTTCTTACCATGACGTTGACTCCTCTGAGATGGCGTTTAAAGTAGCTGCATCTTTAGCTCTTAAAAATGCAGTATCCAAATGTAACCCTGTAATCCTTGAGCCTGTCATGAAAGTTGAAGTAGTGACACCTGAAGAGTACATGGGAGACATCATGGGTGGTATCACTTCCCGTCGTGGTCGTGTAGAAGGTATGGAAGCTCGCGGTAACGCTCAAGTTGTTCGCGCTATGGTTCCACTATCTGAAATGTTTGGTTATGCAACATCCCTACGTTCTAACACACAAGGACGCGGAGTGTTCACAATGCATTTCGATCACTATGAAGAAGTACCAAAGTCAATTTCTGAAGAAATCATCAAAAAAAATAAAGGTGAATAA
- the tuf gene encoding elongation factor Tu — MGKEKFDRSKTHANIGTIGHVDHGKTTLTAAITTVLAKKSGKGAAMAYDMIDAAPEERERGITISTAHVEYETDNRHYAHVDCPGHADYVKNMITGAAQMDGGILVVSAADGPMPQTREHILLSRQVGVPYLVVFLNKCDMVDDEELLELVEMEVRDLLSEYDFPGDDVPVIKGSALKALEGDAEWEERIVELMAAVDDYIPTPARDTEKPFMMPVEDVFSITGRGTVATGRVERGQVKVGDTIEIIGLTEEPKSTTVTGVEMFRKLLDYAEAGDNIGALLRGVARDDIQRGQVLAKPGTITPHTKFKAEVYVLSKEEGGRHTPFFTNYRPQFYFRTTDVTGICNLPEGIEMVMPGDNVEMTVELISPIAIEEGTKFSIREGGRTVGAGVVATIQE; from the coding sequence ATGGGTAAAGAGAAATTCGATAGATCCAAGACTCATGCTAATATCGGTACAATCGGTCACGTTGACCACGGTAAAACAACTTTAACAGCTGCAATCACAACTGTTCTTGCTAAGAAGAGCGGTAAAGGTGCTGCAATGGCATACGACATGATCGATGCTGCTCCAGAAGAAAGAGAGCGTGGAATCACAATTTCTACAGCTCACGTTGAGTACGAAACTGACAACCGTCACTATGCACACGTTGACTGCCCAGGACATGCTGACTATGTTAAAAACATGATCACTGGAGCTGCTCAAATGGACGGCGGAATCCTAGTAGTATCTGCTGCTGACGGCCCAATGCCACAAACTCGTGAGCACATCCTTCTTTCTCGTCAAGTAGGTGTACCTTACCTAGTAGTATTCTTAAACAAATGCGACATGGTAGACGACGAAGAATTATTAGAATTAGTTGAAATGGAAGTTCGTGACCTTCTTTCTGAGTACGATTTCCCTGGAGACGATGTTCCTGTAATCAAAGGTTCTGCTCTTAAAGCTCTTGAAGGAGACGCTGAGTGGGAAGAAAGAATCGTTGAGCTTATGGCTGCAGTTGATGACTACATCCCAACACCAGCTCGTGACACTGAAAAGCCATTCATGATGCCAGTTGAGGACGTATTCTCTATCACTGGTCGTGGAACAGTTGCTACTGGACGTGTTGAGCGTGGACAAGTTAAAGTTGGTGACACTATTGAAATCATCGGTTTAACTGAAGAGCCTAAATCTACTACTGTAACTGGAGTAGAAATGTTCCGTAAGCTTCTTGACTATGCTGAAGCTGGAGACAACATCGGTGCACTTCTTCGTGGGGTTGCTCGTGACGACATCCAACGTGGACAAGTATTAGCTAAGCCTGGTACAATCACTCCACACACAAAGTTCAAAGCTGAAGTTTATGTACTATCTAAAGAAGAGGGTGGACGTCACACTCCATTCTTCACAAACTACCGTCCTCAGTTCTACTTCCGTACAACTGACGTAACTGGTATTTGTAACCTACCTGAAGGCATCGAAATGGTTATGCCTGGCGACAACGTTGAGATGACTGTTGAACTTATCTCTCCAATCGCTATCGAAGAAGGAACTAAGTTCTCTATTCGTGAAGGTGGACGTACTGTAGGCGCTGGCGTAGTAGCGACTATCCAAGAGTAA
- the rpsJ gene encoding 30S ribosomal protein S10 — protein sequence MAKEKIRIRLKAYDHRILDQSSEKIVETAKRSGATVSGPIPLPTERSVYTILRAVHKYKDSREQFEMRTHKRLIDIINPTPQTVDSLMRLDLPSGVDIEIKL from the coding sequence ATGGCAAAAGAAAAGATTCGCATTCGTTTAAAAGCTTATGATCACAGAATTCTAGATCAATCTTCTGAGAAGATCGTTGAAACTGCAAAACGTTCAGGTGCAACTGTTTCTGGTCCTATTCCGTTACCAACGGAAAGATCTGTATACACAATCTTACGTGCGGTACACAAATATAAAGATTCTCGTGAGCAATTCGAAATGCGCACTCATAAGCGCTTAATCGACATCATTAATCCAACACCACAAACGGTTGACAGCTTAATGCGTTTAGACCTACCATCTGGTGTAGATATCGAAATCAAGCTTTAA
- the rplC gene encoding 50S ribosomal protein L3: protein MTKGILGRKVGMTQVFAENGDLIPVTVIEATPNVVLQVKTVETDGYEAIQIGFADKRDKLANKPLKGHVAKANTAPKRFIREISGANLEVGQEVKVDIFAEGDVVDVTGISKGKGFQGSIKRHNQSRGPMTHGSRYHRRPGSMGPVAPNRVFKGKLLPGRMGGERITIQNLEIVKVDAERNLLLVKGNVPGPKKSLITIKSAIKAN from the coding sequence ATGACCAAAGGAATCTTAGGAAGAAAAGTTGGTATGACTCAAGTTTTTGCTGAAAACGGCGATCTTATCCCTGTAACAGTAATTGAAGCTACACCAAACGTTGTACTTCAAGTTAAAACTGTTGAAACAGACGGATACGAAGCGATTCAGATTGGTTTTGCTGACAAACGCGATAAATTAGCGAACAAGCCTTTAAAAGGACACGTTGCTAAAGCGAACACAGCACCTAAGCGCTTCATTCGTGAAATCAGTGGAGCTAACTTAGAAGTTGGTCAAGAAGTCAAAGTTGATATTTTCGCAGAAGGCGATGTAGTAGATGTAACAGGAATTTCAAAGGGTAAAGGTTTCCAAGGCTCAATTAAGCGCCACAACCAATCTCGCGGCCCAATGACTCACGGTTCCCGTTATCACCGTCGTCCTGGTTCTATGGGACCTGTTGCTCCAAACCGTGTATTCAAAGGTAAACTATTACCTGGACGTATGGGTGGAGAGCGCATTACTATCCAGAACCTTGAGATCGTGAAAGTAGACGCAGAACGTAACCTATTACTTGTTAAAGGTAACGTACCTGGTCCAAAAAAATCTTTAATCACAATTAAAAGTGCTATAAAAGCAAACTAA
- the rplD gene encoding 50S ribosomal protein L4, which yields MPKVALYNQAGANVGEVELADAVFGIEPNNSVLFDAIVMQRASQRQGTAKVKGRSEVAGGGRKPWRQKGTGRARQGSIRSPQWRGGGIVFGPTPRSYSYKLPKKVRRLAIKSALSSKVLENELLVLEGLAFDAPKTKEMTSVLKGLEINRKALIVTADADENVALSARNIPGVTVVTVTGVNVLDVVNHDKVIFTKDAVQKLEEVLA from the coding sequence ATGCCTAAAGTAGCATTATACAACCAAGCTGGCGCTAACGTTGGTGAAGTTGAATTAGCAGATGCTGTATTCGGTATTGAGCCAAATAACAGCGTATTGTTCGATGCGATCGTTATGCAAAGAGCATCTCAACGTCAAGGTACTGCAAAAGTAAAAGGACGTTCTGAAGTAGCAGGTGGTGGACGCAAACCATGGCGTCAAAAGGGTACTGGTCGTGCTCGTCAAGGGTCTATCCGCTCTCCACAATGGCGTGGTGGTGGTATCGTATTCGGTCCTACACCAAGAAGCTACAGCTACAAACTTCCTAAGAAAGTTCGTCGCTTAGCTATCAAATCTGCATTATCATCTAAGGTATTAGAAAACGAACTATTAGTATTAGAAGGATTAGCTTTTGATGCACCAAAAACAAAAGAAATGACTTCTGTATTAAAAGGTTTAGAAATCAATCGTAAAGCGTTGATCGTAACAGCTGACGCTGACGAAAACGTTGCTTTATCTGCTCGTAACATCCCTGGAGTAACAGTTGTTACAGTAACTGGTGTGAACGTATTAGACGTTGTAAACCACGATAAAGTAATCTTTACGAAAGACGCTGTTCAAAAATTAGAGGAGGTGCTTGCATAA
- the rplW gene encoding 50S ribosomal protein L23, translating into MRDHRDVLKRPVITERSTDLMTEKKYTFEVDVRANKTEVKDAVEAIFGVDVEKVNIMNYKGKFRRVGRHSGLTNRRRKAIVTLKADSKEIEFFEV; encoded by the coding sequence ATGAGAGATCATCGTGATGTTCTTAAGCGCCCCGTGATTACTGAGCGTTCTACAGATTTAATGACTGAAAAGAAATACACTTTTGAAGTAGATGTTAGAGCTAATAAAACTGAAGTTAAAGATGCTGTTGAAGCGATCTTTGGCGTAGACGTTGAAAAAGTAAACATCATGAACTACAAAGGTAAATTCCGTCGTGTAGGTCGTCATAGCGGATTAACTAACCGTCGTAGAAAAGCTATCGTAACTTTAAAAGCTGATAGCAAAGAAATCGAATTCTTCGAGGTTTAA
- the rplB gene encoding 50S ribosomal protein L2 translates to MAIKKYKPTSNGRRGMTVSDFAEITTDKPEKSLLAPLHRKGGRNNQGKLTVRHQGGGHKRQYRVIDFKRDKDGIPGRVATIEYDPNRSANIALINYADGEKRYILAPKNLEVGMTIMAGPEADIKVGNALPLINIPVGTVIHNIELKPGKGGQLVRSAGTSAQVLGKEGKYVLVRLTSGETRMILSTCRATVGQVGNEQHELINIGKAGRSRWMGIRPTVRGSVMNPNDHPHGGGEGRSPIGRKSPMTPWGKPTLGFKTRKKKNKSDKFIVRRRKK, encoded by the coding sequence ATGGCGATTAAAAAATACAAACCAACCTCTAATGGACGTCGTGGCATGACAGTTTCTGATTTTGCTGAGATCACTACAGACAAACCAGAAAAAAGCTTGCTTGCACCGTTACACAGAAAAGGTGGTCGTAATAACCAAGGTAAATTGACTGTACGTCACCAAGGTGGTGGACACAAACGTCAATACCGCGTCATCGACTTTAAACGTGATAAAGATGGTATACCAGGACGCGTTGCTACAATCGAGTACGATCCTAACCGTTCCGCTAATATCGCGTTAATCAACTATGCAGATGGGGAAAAGCGTTACATCCTTGCTCCTAAGAACTTAGAAGTAGGAATGACTATAATGGCTGGTCCTGAAGCAGACATCAAAGTAGGAAATGCATTACCACTAATCAACATCCCAGTTGGTACTGTAATCCACAACATCGAGTTAAAACCAGGTAAAGGTGGACAATTAGTTCGCTCTGCAGGAACTTCTGCTCAAGTACTTGGTAAAGAAGGTAAATACGTACTTGTACGTTTAACTTCTGGTGAAACTCGTATGATTCTTTCCACTTGCCGCGCTACTGTAGGTCAAGTTGGTAACGAACAACACGAACTTATCAACATTGGTAAAGCAGGACGTTCTCGTTGGATGGGTATTCGCCCAACTGTACGTGGTTCTGTAATGAACCCTAACGATCACCCACACGGTGGTGGTGAAGGACGTTCTCCAATCGGACGTAAGTCACCTATGACTCCTTGGGGCAAACCGACTCTTGGATTCAAAACTCGTAAGAAAAAGAACAAGTCTGACAAATTTATCGTTCGTCGTCGTAAAAAATAA